One genomic window of Gracilinema caldarium DSM 7334 includes the following:
- a CDS encoding penicillin-binding protein 1A, producing MAFTLRKPKKKTIVIFVTVFVLFSAIFLGIGVGLFVAETINIKNQENFIDFAPALPTKLLDINGNLITEFSAEEKREIITLKELPPHLIHAVLAREDPDFYKHHGYSIKAIVRAVIGQLIGKNLGGGSTITQQLAGTLYLDRSERSVIRKIRELWWALQLERRYSKNEILELYLNKMYMGAGTYGVEAACKYFFGHSAREITLAESAILVIQLSSPARYNPLDNPNLARDRQKAVLDKMVELGYTTRQEADASFEEYWANYDYTRVSTSAYFARDDKAPWFSEYVRRQLETMLYGSLDLYKDGFVVKTTLDLNFQAAADRQMALGLVQANEEYKKTISTRLDAAEALYVPIVDLLSLSFGIDEIHATSETKSAKNAMDRYVKRLNPILDVAAMMFNIPNVKMITNTAYGKLKTIAEKNTVEGALISIENETGYIKAMIGGSKYDQSNQLIRAVQGKIMPGSSFKPLYYSAAIDSRKFTPASLIYDSPVVFYNENGTPYIPLNYKGEWKGPVLLWYALAQSMNVPSLKILDGIGFDAAIDRAALLLGITDPEEKRKTFPRLYPLGLGVISVAPVQMARAFAVFANQGREVTPIAILQVEDRNGKIFLDPEKELRLQQKRKGSAIQLISPQTAYVMTSLLEKTVQSGTLAYASGYGTKFTYTDNNGKKYTIPAAGKTGTTQNWADAWTVGYTPYYTTAVWFGFDRPGNSLGVTQTGATIAGPVWANYMREVHRGLPMKDFIRPSTGLIDVTVCAKSGLLPTSYCNEGTITLTFLEGTQPQKYCDIHDAGGQYTRQALDIMMQDSYHIDDTELQNRLKLPTLDMNSLPSAPPASTPSSVPPANTTNNKEDAPSNPLNQEYNPLLD from the coding sequence ATGGCATTTACCTTGAGAAAACCGAAGAAAAAAACCATCGTAATCTTTGTAACCGTCTTTGTATTATTCTCTGCAATATTCCTAGGTATCGGAGTTGGCCTTTTTGTTGCAGAGACTATCAATATTAAAAATCAAGAAAACTTTATTGACTTTGCGCCAGCTTTACCGACCAAACTGCTGGATATTAATGGCAATCTTATCACCGAATTCTCTGCGGAAGAGAAACGGGAAATCATTACCCTGAAAGAATTGCCGCCCCATTTAATTCATGCGGTCCTTGCACGGGAAGATCCGGATTTCTACAAGCATCATGGATATAGTATTAAAGCCATCGTGCGGGCTGTCATTGGACAGTTAATCGGTAAAAACCTGGGAGGTGGTTCAACCATTACCCAGCAGCTTGCAGGGACCCTGTACCTGGACCGCTCAGAACGGTCTGTTATTAGAAAAATTCGTGAATTATGGTGGGCACTGCAGCTTGAGCGCAGGTACAGTAAAAATGAAATTCTAGAATTGTATTTAAACAAGATGTATATGGGTGCTGGTACCTATGGAGTAGAAGCGGCCTGCAAATATTTCTTTGGCCATAGTGCCCGGGAGATCACCCTTGCGGAATCGGCAATTCTCGTGATTCAGCTCTCGAGTCCAGCCCGGTATAACCCCCTGGACAACCCCAACTTAGCTCGGGACCGGCAAAAAGCTGTTCTGGATAAAATGGTAGAACTGGGGTATACCACACGACAGGAGGCTGATGCCTCCTTTGAAGAGTACTGGGCGAATTATGATTATACCAGGGTATCTACCTCTGCCTACTTTGCCCGGGATGATAAAGCCCCCTGGTTCAGTGAATATGTCCGCCGGCAGTTGGAAACCATGCTCTATGGGTCCCTCGACTTATATAAGGACGGGTTCGTGGTTAAAACAACCCTGGACCTCAATTTTCAGGCCGCAGCGGATCGCCAGATGGCTCTCGGACTTGTCCAGGCAAACGAAGAGTATAAAAAAACTATTTCTACCCGTCTTGATGCAGCAGAAGCCCTCTATGTTCCCATTGTAGATCTACTCTCCTTATCCTTTGGTATTGATGAAATTCATGCCACATCGGAAACCAAAAGCGCTAAAAATGCGATGGACCGTTATGTTAAACGGCTGAATCCTATACTCGATGTGGCAGCGATGATGTTCAACATCCCGAATGTTAAAATGATTACCAATACAGCCTATGGGAAATTAAAGACAATAGCAGAGAAGAATACTGTTGAAGGGGCCCTGATCTCTATTGAAAACGAAACTGGTTATATTAAGGCTATGATCGGTGGCTCGAAATACGATCAGAGCAACCAGCTTATCCGGGCTGTTCAGGGAAAAATCATGCCGGGAAGCTCCTTTAAGCCGCTCTACTACTCAGCCGCCATAGATTCACGAAAATTCACCCCCGCTTCGCTCATCTATGATTCACCGGTAGTGTTCTATAATGAAAATGGTACCCCCTATATACCGCTCAATTATAAAGGTGAATGGAAGGGTCCGGTTCTGCTCTGGTATGCCCTGGCCCAATCGATGAATGTGCCATCATTAAAGATTCTTGATGGTATTGGTTTCGATGCCGCCATAGATCGAGCTGCACTCCTCCTTGGTATTACCGACCCGGAAGAGAAACGAAAAACCTTTCCACGCCTCTATCCCCTTGGGTTAGGTGTTATCAGTGTGGCTCCGGTACAAATGGCCCGGGCCTTTGCGGTCTTTGCCAACCAGGGGCGGGAAGTAACTCCTATTGCCATACTCCAGGTAGAAGATCGTAATGGAAAGATCTTTTTAGACCCCGAAAAGGAACTTAGGCTGCAACAGAAACGTAAGGGTTCTGCGATTCAGCTTATCAGCCCCCAGACTGCTTATGTGATGACAAGCCTTTTAGAAAAGACTGTCCAGAGCGGTACCCTGGCCTATGCATCTGGTTATGGGACCAAGTTTACCTATACGGACAACAACGGGAAGAAATATACCATTCCTGCGGCGGGTAAAACCGGTACAACCCAGAACTGGGCCGATGCCTGGACTGTTGGATACACTCCCTATTATACCACTGCGGTCTGGTTCGGTTTCGATAGGCCAGGAAATTCTCTTGGGGTTACTCAAACAGGGGCTACCATTGCGGGACCTGTCTGGGCCAACTACATGAGGGAAGTACACCGAGGACTGCCAATGAAGGATTTTATTCGGCCTTCGACGGGGCTTATTGATGTTACGGTCTGTGCAAAATCGGGACTCTTACCTACCTCCTATTGCAATGAAGGCACGATTACCCTCACCTTCCTCGAAGGGACACAGCCACAAAAATATTGCGATATCCATGATGCCGGTGGCCAATATACGCGGCAAGCCCTGGATATCATGATGCAGGACAGCTACCATATTGATGATACGGAACTGCAAAACCGTTTAAAACTACCCACCCTCGATATGAATTCGTTACCATCGGCGCCCCCTGCATCGACACCATCATCGGTGCCTCCTGCAAATACGACCAATAACAAAGAAGATGCACCGTCCAATCCATTAAACCAGGAATACAATCCATTATTGGATTAG